A region of the Flavobacteriaceae bacterium MAR_2010_188 genome:
TGTAACATGATTACTTTATTTAAAATTAATTTAGAAATTAACCTAAATAAGCAGGCATATAAGAAGGTGGTTTTAGGGCGGCTTCGGTTACCAATGATTTTGTCGTATAAACATGCGACAAAACTAATGTGACCTTAATAATTTGCTATTAATCATTAAATAAAGTCTGATCTGACTTTTAGGTACTACTGATAATTTCGTTTTTTTGGGAATAAAAAACACGGTTTAAAGCTCGAGATCTAAAAGATAAAATCTCAAAAAAAACAATAAATAGGTAAAAAATTAATAAAGGTTGTCACCGTGGGAAGTGACGAGAGGTAAATTGATGAATGACACCTTGTTGGGTTTCGAAATCTAACAAAGAAGTAAAATTTGTAGCGTCATTAGATAATCTAAAGATAATCCAAAAAGGAATTACTTTATCAAAAATGAATAATATTTTTTATGTCAGAAATTTTCTAAATAACTTTATTCTAGAAAGTTAGACGCGACTATTACACTTATAAGTTGTCCTAGAAAAATTATATCGGATTGGTACAATAAAAAAAGAGGCCACTTTAAAAGTGGCCTCTCCTATTCAATTAAGAACTGCTATTATTGGCTATGTCTAAAGTTTGGAGGAAACGATTTGCTTAACTATTACTTCCTTCGCTGTTCTAACCCTTACAAAATAAGTCTTACCAAGCACGGTGCTAAGATCAATATCCTTACTACCCAGTGCGCCTTGTTTATAAGCAATCTTGCTATACGACCTGATCACAATTCCTTTTAGATCAATTACCTCAATGCTCAATGTGGTTGCATAATTAAATGAATAAGAAACCTTAATCGTATTTGTAAAAGGATTAGGACTTACACTAACTTTTGAACTTGAAACCGTACAATTAATTGCACCAGAATAAGTAGAACCGCTTACATCATCAAAAACGCTCTCATCATGACATACACATGCAATATCGCATGCAACACCATGTATAATAATAAAGACGTTGCCACTTACATTATTGAAAGTAACCGTATAATCTTCAACCCCATTTGTAAAGGTACCTCCAATGGTATAATCTCCTGGAGCTACCGTTGTCTTGCCATTCGTTAGTTTTGGATATGGCTCACATCCTAAGTTTACGTGATATTCTGTTAAAATTTTACCTTCAATCAAGTCATAAGTTACAGTGACAGTACTACCTGAGTAAGTGGCTGTCGCGGTACCTACATAGGTTCCTGGCCCGTCTAATGGATTACAGTCATTACCGTTTCCAGTATATAATTCAAATACGGCTGTTTGACCTGGTTCTAAAGGCGCATACCAACCCCAACGGTTAAACCCGTCACCAAGGAAACATATACTAGACCCAGCGTTATAGCCATATAAGGTTTCACAATTAGTAAAACTTTCATTATATATGGTAAATACTTGATCACAGCTACTGATATTTCCACAGTTATCTTCAACTTGGTAAGTACGGGTGACGGTTTCAGGACAGGAATTGTTATCACTAATATCACCTATATGCCTAAAGGATTTAATCCCACAGTTGTCGCTTGCACTACCTCCAGCATTTCTAAATGCCTCAATATCAACAAAAGCAGCTGGTAATACATTGTACCCACAAACCTCGGATCCGCTAGGACATTGTATACTTGGAGGTGTTGTATCTACAGTCCAGGTATAGGTTACCGACACAGAATCAGCCTCATTTTGGCATGAATCTGAAGCGGTAGCAAGGTAGGTTATAGAATAAGTACAACCTTCGTTACTTGATTCTGAATCAACATTCACTGGTGTATTGCCACAACCACCACTTGCTGAGAATTCAGGGACTGGAATAGTTGAAGGATTGCAGCCCAGATCAGTGTCAGTAGCAGGGCCGGTATCCTGTGTAATAATTGGAGTGGCATTACTTTCTGTAACCGTAAAAGAAGCACTACAATTAAAATCCGTATCGCAGCCATCAGTGATGCTATAGGATACATACACCGTATCACCACAAGCGTTAGGGTAAATTATTTCTGAAGAAAAATTCTCATTGTCCCTACTGAAGCTTAAACTTGTGGATACATTTTCGGATTCTGGATAAGAAAACTGAAGAAGAAATTGATCAAACTTTTCGTCTATAGCATCTTGGGTTTGACAAGCAACTTCTACTTGATCTTGGGCGCAGTTAATGTCATCTGGATTTAATACGATGCACTCCTCCTCCGTATTAATAAAACTGCAATCCTTGGTCTTAAAATTAACCGTTCCTTCACTGATTTTACCATATATAAATGCGATGTAATAAAGGTTTTCTTCACCAGCAACTGCTGTATCATCAGTTATAATTTCATATTGATTATCCCTAGAACATCCAACCAGCTCTAATTCTTGATCTAATTCTAATGTGAAATCTCCAGTAGGACATTGTCCTTCGGTATCATCATCATTCTCATCAACAAATTCTGTATTATTCAACTTGTGATATACTGCCCAAGCGGTTAAGGAACTACCAACCCCTTGCAGTCTTATAGTGTTTACACCAACTGGAGTATAGTATTTTATCCATTGTACATATTTGTCTTTTGTACTATCAAAACAATCCCCTAGAGTGGTTGTGAACAAGTAATTGGAATTAAGGAGGATGGTAGCCTCTAGGGAGACATCAACCCCACATCCGTCAGTATCTGCTGCGGGCGTGCATGCGATCCGTCCATCAGAAACCTTGGTGCTGTTAGAACAATACAGCTTTGCATAGCAAATATACGGACCGTATATTTCATCGTCACATGTACAGCCTTGTTGCGCATAAAGGCCACTACTTGATAATAAAAAGATTCCTATGCTAATACAGCAGTAGAGCAATAACTTAAAAGAGGGCAAGCTCACTGTACCCGTCTTCGAACTTGTAAATTTGTGTAACATGATTACTTTATTTAAAATTAATTTAGAAATTAACCTAAATAAGCAGGCATATAAGAAGGTGGTTTTAGGGCGGCTTCGGTTACCAATGATTTTGACGTATAAGCATGCGACAAAACTAATATGACCTTAATAATTTGCTATTAATCATTAAATAAAGTCTGAAATCTGACTTTTAGGTACTACTGATAATTTCGTTTTTTTGGGAATAAAAAACACGGTTTAAAGCTCGAGATCTAAAAGATAAAATCTCAAAAAAAACAATAAATAGGTAAAAAATTAATAAAGGATGTCACCGTGGGAAATGACGAAGAGAAAAAGTTTAAACGATGCACTGTTGAAATTAGGAGTTCAACATGGAAGTGTAGACATGCATTGTTAGAGACTATAAATTTAGAAAACATTCTGATATCTCCACTTAAATATACAATTTATTTTATTGGTTTTAAGCGATTTATAACCTTTTCAACATTTCTATCCAAAAGCCGAAAATTAAACTATAAACGCCTTAATAATCTTTCATTTAATGAAAAAAATGCAAGAAAAATGAATATTATAGGCTAGGGTGTGGCATTTAAAACATCATAAGACTTAGCCTATAGCTTTTTGGCCGAGCTTAGATAAAAAGAAACGGCCACCTGATAAAAGGTGGCCGTTCCAATTCAATTAAGAATTGCTATTAATCTCAATTTTAACTATTTATTATTTAACGAAACTACTTTTTTAACCATAGTTTCCTTTTCAGATGTTACTCTTACAAATAACATTCTGTCCAGCGCATTAGAAAGGTTGATTTCCTTACTTCCTACTGAACCTTTTTTGTATTGAATGTTGTGGTAAGACTTAACCACAACACCTTTGATATCAACAACATCGATTTTCACCTTAGTGTTGTAATCGAATGAGTAGTTAACCTTGACATCTTTTACAAACGGGTTCGGAGAAACTCTCATAGAAGAGGTTTTGCCTTGGACCGTGGTGACAGTATCTGTTGGGGTACAATCAACAGTACCGGTAACAGAACCTCCACCATTAGATTCACTAAGTATATCGGTTATATCACAATCCTCGCAATTGACCTCACAACTTACGCCGTGTATGATAATATATACACAACCTTCCGCATCGAAGTCAACGTTGATCGGGCCTACGGTATAATCCTGGACATAACCGCCCAAACTTGGATTAAAAGGATATTGGCCGGGTGCAACA
Encoded here:
- a CDS encoding Por secretion system C-terminal sorting domain-containing protein, whose translation is MLHKFTSSKTGTVSLPSFKLLLYCCISIGIFLLSSSGLYAQQGCTCDDEIYGPYICYAKLYCSNSTKVSDGRIACTPAADTDGCGVDVSLEATILLNSNYLFTTTLGDCFDSTKDKYVQWIKYYTPVGVNTIRLQGVGSSLTAWAVYHKLNNTEFVDENDDDTEGQCPTGDFTLELDQELELVGCSRDNQYEIITDDTAVAGEENLYYIAFIYGKISEGTVNFKTKDCSFINTEEECIVLNPDDINCAQDQVEVACQTQDAIDEKFDQFLLQFSYPESENVSTSLSFSRDNENFSSEIIYPNACGDTVYVSYSITDGCDTDFNCSASFTVTESNATPIITQDTGPATDTDLGCNPSTIPVPEFSASGGCGNTPVNVDSESSNEGCTYSITYLATASDSCQNEADSVSVTYTWTVDTTPPSIQCPSGSEVCGYNVLPAAFVDIEAFRNAGGSASDNCGIKSFRHIGDISDNNSCPETVTRTYQVEDNCGNISSCDQVFTIYNESFTNCETLYGYNAGSSICFLGDGFNRWGWYAPLEPGQTAVFELYTGNGNDCNPLDGPGTYVGTATATYSGSTVTVTYDLIEGKILTEYHVNLGCEPYPKLTNGKTTVAPGDYTIGGTFTNGVEDYTVTFNNVSGNVFIIIHGVACDIACVCHDESVFDDVSGSTYSGAINCTVSSSKVSVSPNPFTNTIKVSYSFNYATTLSIEVIDLKGIVIRSYSKIAYKQGALGSKDIDLSTVLGKTYFVRVRTAKEVIVKQIVSSKL